One window of Podarcis raffonei isolate rPodRaf1 chromosome 15, rPodRaf1.pri, whole genome shotgun sequence genomic DNA carries:
- the STAR gene encoding steroidogenic acute regulatory protein, mitochondrial — protein sequence MLPATFKLCAGISYRHLHSTMGLKRQAAAAIVQELNKFAVTRPGPSKWINNVRRRSSLLSSRLEENLFNETEMSYIKQGDEALQKSLKILGEQEGWKTETVMANGDKVLSKVLPDVGKVFRLEVVVDKPLDCVYSELVERMEQMGDWNPNVKEVKILQKIGNDTMITHETAAPTPGNIVGPRDFVSVRCSKRRGSTCVLAGMSTTYAAMPEQKGVIRAENGPTCMVLRPLLGDPSQTKLTWLLSIDLKGWLPKSLINQVLSQTQVDFAKHLRNHLSSNSASMQQAVRC from the exons GCTTGAAGAGACAAGCAGCTGCTGCAATTGTCCAGGAGCTGAATAAATTTGCAGTTACCAGGCCTGGTCCCAGCAAGTGGATCAATAATGTGCGCAGAAGGAGCTCTTTGCTAA GTTCTAGACTGGAAGAGAATCTCTTCAATGAAACGGAGATGTCCTACATCAAGCAAGGAGATGAGGCACTTCAGAAATCACTTAAAATTCTTGGAGAGCAGGAGGGCTGGAAAACAGAGACAGTGATG GCCAATGGTGACAAAGTCCTGAGCAAAGTACTCCCAGATGTGGGGAAAGTATTCCGACTAGAGGTGGTGGTTGATAAACCCCTGGACTGTGTCTATAGCGAGTTAGTGGAAAGGATGGAGCAGATGGGAGACTGGAACCCGAATGTCAAAGAAGTCAAG ATCTTGCAGAAGATCGGCAACGACACGATGATCACTCACGAAACTGCAGCCCCAACCCCTGGCAACATAGTTGGGCCACGAGACTTTGTGAGTGTCCGTTGTTCCAAGAGGAGAGGCTCAACCTGTGTCCTGGCTGGCATGTCCACCACCTATGCAGCGATGCCTGAACAGAAAGGAGTTATTAG AGCTGAGAATGGCCCCACATGTATGGTTCTTCGGCCTCTCCTTGGTGACCCCTCCCAGACCAAGTTAACCTGGCTTCTCAGCATCGACCTCAAG gGATGGCTGCCCAAGTCCCTCATCAACCAAGTCCTCTCTCAAACCCAGGTGGATTTCGCTAAGCATCTGCGCAACCATTTGAGCAGCAATTCTGCTTCCATGCAGCAGGCCGTGCGCTGTTGA